One window of Ictalurus punctatus breed USDA103 chromosome 22, Coco_2.0, whole genome shotgun sequence genomic DNA carries:
- the LOC108255452 gene encoding polyadenylate-binding protein 1-like, translating into MSHKMTAALYVGGLHPEVTEEMLARTFSHAGRIHSIRICRDWKTRSSRGYAFVNFQQRADAERAIEMFHSELLMGRPMCVQWSQRDSSLRNSSIGKLFIKNLDESIDTLALLDTFSAFGKVLSCKVVGDENGSKGYGYVHFESAEAADFAMNRLNGKLLNDRKVSIEHFKSREERETQAGRWGRKPVYVGVAQQKEECQVYPAHQNRQRMASMQAQNLAVSYTPCQKVEPHTDLLWTAQTIQSQHVQNIPDVIQPAPVHQQTGGTITSTSQAPCLNEECITIITPTTDGTVPVADTVPAVETVPPVDSVPAVDTLPGADTLPSLESVPLVETVPPVDSVSDLGSTADEVPAPPQAPDAAEMPSTSISEVQQYKDTTDVATYPPAGKRLTIYMLESSRLDDQMQMAHDHLLPLIEEIHPTQANKITWMLLQDANNFEVIDMIAYPELLRTKVDEMDALLKAREAGYKPETLKMSLNNNNNKKKNNKKRKNKYITINHCNQYCTY; encoded by the coding sequence ATGAGCCACAAAATGACGGCCGCACTGTATGTGGGTGGTCTGCACCCCGAGGTGACGGAAGAAATGCTTGCGAGGACGTTCAGCCACGCAGGCCGCATTCACTCCATCCGGATCTGCAGGGACTGGAAGACCCGCTCCTCACGCGGCTACGCTTTTGTCAACTTTCAGCAGCGGGCCGACGCTGAGCGAgcaatagaaatgtttcattctgAGCTCCTTATGGGACGGCCGATGTGCGTCCAGTGGTCTCAGAGGGATTCATCCCTGAGGAACTCCAGCATTGGAAAACTGTTCATCAAGAACCTGGACGAGTCGATTGACACCTTGGCCCTTTTAGACACCTTCTCGGCCTTTGGGAAGGTCCTGTCTTGCAAGGTTGTAGGTGACGAGAACGGGTCGAAAGGCTACGGCTACGTCCATTTTGAGTCTGCAGAGGCAGCGGATTTTGCGATGAACAGGCTCAACGGAAAACTGTTGAACGACCGTAAAGTCTCCATTGAGCACTTTAAGTCCCGTGAGGAGCGCGAGACTCAGGCGGGCCGCTGGGGCAGGAAGCCGGTGTACGTGGGTGTGGCCCAGCAGAAAGAGGAATGTCAGGTTTACCCTGCCCATCAGAACAGGCAGAGGATGGCGAGCATGCAGGCTCAGAACCTGGCTGTGTCTTACACCCCCTGCCAGAAGGTCGAGCCCCACACGGATCTGCTCTGGACTGCCCAGACCATCCAGTCACAACATGTCCAGAATATACCCGATGTGATTCAACCTGCACCGGTGCATCAGCAGACCGGTGGCACCATCACATCAACTAGTCAGGCACCATGTTTGAACGAAGAGTGTATAACCATCATTACACCAACAACTGATGGTACTGTTCCAGTGGCAGACACAGTGCCAGCTGTAGAGACAGTTCCACCTGTAGATAGTGTCCCAGCTGTAGACACTCTTCCAGGTGCAGACACTCTTCCGTCTCTGGAAAGTGTCCCCCTTGTAGAGACAGTTCCACCTGTAGATAGTGTCTCGGATCTAGGTTCAACTGCAGATGAGGTTCCAGCTCCACCTCAAGCTCCAGATGCAGCTGAAATGCCTTCTACATCCATCAGTGAAGTGCAGCAGTACAAGGACACAACGGATGTAGCCACATATCCACCAGCTGGGAAGCGTCTGACTATCTACATGTTGGAGTCATCTCGTTTAGACGACCAGATGCAGATGGCGCACGATCACCTGTTACCTCTGATCGAGGAAATCCACCCGACTCAGGCTAACAAGATCACCTGGATGCTTTTGCAGGATGCGAACAATTTTGAGGTCATAGACATGATTGCATATCCTGAGCTCCTGCGTACCAAGGTGGATGAAATGGACGCACTCCTGAAGGCCAGGGAAGCTGGATACAAGCCGGAAACCCTGAAGATgtcattaaacaacaacaacaacaagaagaagaacaacaagaagagaaagaataaatacaTTACAATAAACCACTGCAACCAATATtgtacatattaa
- the LOC108255735 gene encoding polyadenylate-binding protein 1A-like, producing MSHKMTAALYVGGLHPEVTEEMLARTFSHAGRIHSIRICRDWKTRSSRGYAFVNFQQRADAERAIEMFHSELLMGRPMCVQWSQRDSSLRNSSIGKLFIKNLDESIDTLALLDTFSAFGKVLSCKVVGDENGSKGYGYVHFESAEAADFAMNRLNGKLLNDRKVSIEHFKSREEREAQAGRWGRKPVYVGVAQQKEECQVYPAHQNRQRMASMQAQNLAVSYTPCQKVEPHTDLLWTAQTIQSQHVQNIPDVIQPAPVHQQTGSTITSTSQAPCMNEECITIITPTTDGTVPVADTVPAVETVPPVDSVPAVDTLPGADTLPSLESVPLVETVPPVDSVSDLGSTADEVPAPPQAPDAAEMPSTSISEVQQHKDTTDVATYPPAGKRLTIYMLESSRLDDQMQMAHDHLLPLIEEIHPTQANKITWMLLQDANNFEVIDMIAYPELLRTKVDEMDALLKAREAGYKPETLKMSLNNNNNKKKNNKKRKNKYITINHCNQYCTY from the coding sequence TCTGCAGGGACTGGAAGACCCGCTCCTCACGCGGCTACGCTTTTGTCAACTTTCAGCAGCGGGCCGACGCTGAGCGAgcaatagaaatgtttcattctgAGCTCCTTATGGGACGGCCGATGTGCGTCCAGTGGTCTCAGAGGGATTCATCCCTGAGGAACTCCAGCATTGGAAAACTGTTCATCAAGAACCTGGACGAGTCGATTGACACCTTGGCCCTTTTAGACACCTTCTCGGCCTTTGGGAAGGTCCTGTCTTGCAAGGTTGTAGGTGACGAGAACGGGTCGAAAGGATACGGCTACGTCCATTTTGAGTCTGCAGAGGCAGCGGATTTTGCGATGAACAGGCTCAACGGCAAACTGTTGAACGACCGTAAAGTCTCCATTGAGCACTTTAAGTCCCGTGAGGAGCGCGAGGCTCAGGCGGGCCGCTGGGGCAGGAAGCCGGTGTACGTGGGTGTGGCCCAGCAGAAAGAGGAATGTCAGGTCTACCCTGCCCATCAGAACAGGCAGAGGATGGCGAGCATGCAGGCTCAGAACCTGGCTGTGTCTTACACCCCCTGCCAGAAGGTCGAGCCCCACACGGATCTGCTCTGGACTGCCCAGACCATCCAGTCACAACATGTCCAGAATATACCCGATGTGATTCAACCTGCACCGGTGCATCAGCAGACCGGTAGCACCATCACATCAACTAGTCAGGCACCATGTATGAACGAAGAGTGTATAACCATCATTACACCAACAACTGATGGTACTGTTCCAGTGGCAGACACAGTGCCAGCTGTAGAGACAGTTCCACCTGTAGATAGTGTCCCAGCTGTAGACACTCTTCCAGGTGCAGACACTCTTCCCTCTCTGGAAAGTGTCCCCCTTGTAGAGACAGTTCCACCTGTAGATAGTGTCTCGGATCTAGGTTCAACTGCAGATGAGGTTCCAGCTCCACCTCAAGCTCCAGATGCAGCTGAAATGCCTTCTACATCCATCAGTGAAGTGCAGCAGCACAAGGACACAACGGATGTAGCCACATATCCACCAGCTGGGAAGCGTCTGACTATCTACATGTTGGAGTCATCTCGTTTAGACGACCAGATGCAGATGGCGCACGATCACCTGTTACCTCTGATCGAGGAAATCCACCCGACTCAGGCTAACAAGATCACCTGGATGCTTTTGCAGGATGCGAACAATTTTGAGGTCATAGACATGATTGCATATCCTGAGCTCCTGCGTACCAAGGTGGATGAAATGGACGCACTCCTGAAGGCCAGGGAAGCTGGATACAAGCCGGAAACCCTGAAGATgtcattaaacaacaacaacaacaagaagaagaacaacaagaagagaaagaataaatacaTTACAATAAACCACTGCAACCAATATtgtacatattaa